One window from the genome of Pseudomonas fluorescens encodes:
- a CDS encoding TOBE domain-containing protein: MTIKAINVRNQFKGTIKEIVEGDVLSEIDVQTASGIVTSVITTRSVKELELAIGSEVIAFVKSTEVSIAKL; the protein is encoded by the coding sequence ATGACTATCAAAGCCATCAACGTACGCAACCAGTTCAAAGGCACCATCAAGGAAATCGTCGAAGGCGACGTACTGTCGGAAATCGACGTGCAGACTGCTTCCGGCATCGTCACGTCGGTCATCACCACCCGTTCGGTCAAGGAGCTGGAACTGGCGATCGGCAGCGAAGTGATCGCCTTCGTCAAATCCACCGAGGTGTCTATCGCCAAGTTGTGA
- a CDS encoding peroxiredoxin — protein MSLRLGDIAPDFEQDSSAGKIRFHEWLGDSWGVLFSHPADFTPVCTTELGLTAKLKDEFAQRGVKAIALSVDPVDSHHKWIEDINETQNAVVNFPILADADRKVSDLYDLIHPNASDTLTVRSLFVIDPNKKIRLTITYPASTGRNFNEILRVIDSLQLTDNYKVATPANWQDGDEVVIVPSLKDEEELKQRFPKGYRAVKPYLRLTPQPNR, from the coding sequence ATGAGCCTCAGACTTGGCGACATCGCCCCCGACTTCGAGCAGGATTCCAGCGCCGGCAAGATTCGCTTCCACGAATGGCTCGGCGACAGTTGGGGTGTGCTGTTTTCCCACCCGGCGGACTTCACACCGGTATGCACCACTGAGTTGGGCCTCACCGCCAAGCTCAAGGACGAGTTCGCCCAGCGCGGGGTCAAGGCCATTGCCCTTTCGGTGGACCCGGTGGACTCGCACCATAAGTGGATCGAGGACATCAACGAGACTCAGAACGCCGTGGTCAATTTTCCGATCCTGGCCGATGCCGACCGCAAGGTGTCGGACCTGTACGACCTGATCCACCCCAATGCCAGCGACACCTTGACCGTGCGCTCACTGTTTGTGATCGACCCGAACAAGAAGATTCGCCTGACCATCACCTATCCGGCCAGCACCGGGCGCAATTTCAACGAGATCCTGCGGGTGATCGATTCCCTGCAGCTGACCGACAACTACAAAGTCGCCACCCCGGCCAACTGGCAGGACGGTGATGAAGTGGTGATCGTGCCGTCGCTCAAGGATGAAGAGGAACTCAAGCAGCGCTTTCCCAAGGGTTACCGCGCCGTGAAGCCTTACCTGCGCCTCACCCCGCAACCCAATCGCTGA
- a CDS encoding glutamine synthetase family protein: protein MSVPPRAVQLNEANAFLKEHPEVLYVDLLIADMNGVVRGKRIERTSLHKVYEKGINLPASLFALDINGSTVESTGLGLDIGDADRICYPIPDTLCNEPWQKRPTAQLLMTMHELEGEPFFADPREVLRQVVTKFDELGLTICAAFELEFYLIDQENVNGRPQPPRSPISGKRPHSTQVYLIDDLDEYVDCLQDILEGAKEQGIPADAIVKESAPAQFEVNLHHVADPIKACDYAVLLKRLIKNIAYDHEMDTTFMAKPYPGQAGNGLHVHISILDKDGKNIFASEDPEQNAALRHAIGGVLETLPAQMAFLCPNVNSYRRFGAQFYVPNSPTWGLDNRTVALRVPTGSADAVRLEHRVAGADANPYLLMAAVLAGVHHGLVNKIEPGAPVEGNSYEQNEQSLPNNLRDALRELDDSEVMAKYIDPKYIDIFVACKESELEEFEHSISDLEYNWYLHTV, encoded by the coding sequence ATGTCGGTACCCCCGCGTGCCGTTCAGCTTAACGAAGCGAACGCGTTCCTTAAGGAACATCCTGAGGTTCTGTACGTTGACCTTCTGATTGCGGATATGAATGGTGTGGTGCGCGGCAAGCGCATAGAACGCACCAGCCTCCACAAGGTTTACGAGAAAGGCATCAACCTGCCGGCCTCTTTATTTGCCCTGGATATCAATGGCTCTACGGTGGAAAGCACCGGCCTGGGCCTGGACATCGGTGATGCTGACCGAATCTGTTATCCAATCCCTGACACCCTGTGCAACGAGCCTTGGCAGAAGCGCCCGACTGCGCAACTGTTGATGACCATGCACGAACTCGAAGGCGAACCTTTCTTCGCCGATCCCCGTGAAGTCCTGCGCCAAGTCGTGACCAAGTTCGATGAACTGGGCCTGACCATCTGCGCCGCATTCGAGCTGGAGTTCTACCTGATCGACCAGGAGAACGTGAATGGACGCCCACAACCGCCTCGCTCGCCGATTTCCGGCAAACGCCCGCATTCGACACAGGTCTACCTGATCGATGACCTCGACGAATACGTCGATTGCCTCCAGGACATTCTGGAAGGGGCCAAGGAGCAAGGCATTCCCGCCGACGCCATCGTCAAGGAAAGTGCCCCGGCGCAGTTCGAAGTGAACCTGCACCACGTGGCCGATCCGATCAAGGCTTGCGACTATGCGGTCCTGCTCAAGCGCCTGATCAAGAACATCGCCTACGACCATGAAATGGACACCACCTTCATGGCCAAGCCGTATCCGGGCCAGGCGGGCAATGGGTTGCACGTCCACATTTCGATTCTGGATAAAGACGGCAAGAATATCTTTGCCAGCGAGGATCCCGAGCAGAACGCCGCACTGCGTCACGCGATCGGCGGTGTGCTCGAGACCCTGCCCGCGCAGATGGCTTTCCTCTGCCCGAACGTCAACTCCTACCGTCGTTTCGGCGCACAGTTCTACGTGCCGAACTCGCCGACCTGGGGCCTGGACAACCGCACCGTGGCCTTGCGCGTGCCGACCGGCTCGGCCGATGCCGTGCGCCTGGAACACCGCGTCGCCGGCGCCGATGCCAACCCCTACCTGCTGATGGCGGCCGTGTTGGCGGGCGTGCACCATGGCCTGGTCAACAAGATCGAGCCCGGTGCGCCGGTGGAAGGCAACAGCTACGAGCAAAACGAGCAAAGCCTGCCGAACAACTTGCGCGATGCCCTGCGCGAGCTCGACGACAGTGAAGTCATGGCCAAGTACATCGATCCGAAATACATCGATATCTTCGTGGCCTGCAAGGAGAGCGAGCTGGAGGAGTTCGAACACTCCATCTCCGACCTCGAGTACAACTGGTACCTGCATACCGTGTAA
- a CDS encoding TetR/AcrR family transcriptional regulator codes for MTRIATPRKPRARSQARIDTILDAARTLLAAEGVASLSIYSVAERAGIPPSSVYHFFASVPALLEALTADVHAAFRAGLQAPIDHAALNHWHDLSRLVEQRMLAIYNQDAAARQLILAQHGLTEVTQADRQHDLELSDLMHKVFDHHFALPPLPGDVDVFALAMELGDRVYARSIQQHGQITPRMAEEGMRVFDAYLGLYLPPYLPKREIIR; via the coding sequence ATGACACGCATCGCCACACCCCGCAAACCCCGCGCACGCAGCCAGGCCCGGATCGACACCATTCTCGATGCCGCCCGTACGCTGCTTGCCGCCGAAGGCGTGGCCAGCCTGTCGATCTACAGCGTCGCCGAGCGCGCCGGGATCCCGCCCTCTTCCGTGTACCACTTCTTCGCCAGCGTCCCGGCCCTGCTCGAAGCCCTGACCGCCGACGTCCACGCCGCTTTTCGCGCTGGCCTGCAGGCACCGATCGATCATGCGGCGCTGAACCATTGGCACGACCTGTCACGGCTGGTGGAGCAGCGCATGCTCGCCATCTACAACCAGGACGCCGCCGCGCGCCAGTTGATCCTGGCCCAGCACGGCCTGACCGAAGTCACCCAGGCCGACCGCCAACACGACCTCGAGCTGAGTGACTTGATGCACAAGGTGTTCGACCACCATTTCGCCCTGCCGCCCCTGCCCGGCGACGTCGATGTGTTCGCCCTGGCCATGGAGCTGGGCGATCGCGTCTACGCCCGCTCGATACAGCAGCACGGCCAGATCACCCCGCGCATGGCCGAAGAAGGCATGCGGGTGTTCGATGCGTACCTGGGGCTGTACCTGCCGCCGTATTTGCCCAAGCGTGAAATCATCCGGTGA
- the ssuC gene encoding aliphatic sulfonate ABC transporter permease SsuC, which translates to MKKIIHNLAPWAVPLLLLAVWQLSVSAGWLSTRILPAPVAVIEAGVNLVRSGEIWTHLAISGWRAAVGFLIGGGIGLTLGFITGLSKWGERLLDSSVQMVRNVPHLALIPLVILWFGIDESAKIFLVALGTLFPIYLNTYHGIRNVDPALVEMSRSYGLSGFSLFRQVILPGALPSILVGVRFALGFMWLTLIVAETISASSGIGYLAMNAREFLQTDVVVLAILLYAVLGKLADLAARGLERVWLRWHPAYQVNKGGVA; encoded by the coding sequence ATGAAGAAAATCATCCACAACCTCGCGCCCTGGGCGGTGCCGCTGCTGTTGCTGGCGGTCTGGCAACTGTCGGTATCGGCTGGCTGGTTGTCCACGCGGATCCTCCCGGCACCGGTGGCGGTGATCGAAGCCGGGGTCAACCTGGTGCGCAGCGGCGAAATCTGGACACACCTGGCGATCAGCGGTTGGCGCGCAGCAGTCGGTTTCCTGATCGGCGGGGGCATCGGCCTGACCCTGGGCTTCATCACCGGGTTGTCGAAATGGGGCGAACGCCTGCTGGACAGCTCCGTGCAAATGGTCAGGAACGTCCCGCACCTGGCGCTGATTCCGCTGGTGATCCTGTGGTTCGGCATCGACGAGTCGGCGAAGATTTTCCTGGTGGCCCTGGGCACGTTGTTTCCCATCTACCTCAACACCTACCACGGGATTCGCAACGTCGACCCGGCGCTGGTGGAGATGTCCCGCAGCTACGGCTTGTCCGGCTTCAGCCTGTTTCGCCAGGTGATCCTGCCGGGGGCCTTGCCTTCGATCCTGGTGGGCGTGCGCTTTGCCCTGGGTTTCATGTGGCTGACGCTGATCGTGGCGGAAACCATCTCGGCCAGCTCCGGCATCGGTTACCTGGCGATGAATGCCCGGGAGTTCCTGCAGACCGATGTGGTGGTGCTGGCGATTCTCCTGTACGCCGTGCTGGGCAAATTGGCCGACCTGGCCGCTCGCGGGCTTGAGCGGGTCTGGCTGCGCTGGCACCCGGCGTACCAAGTGAACAAGGGAGGTGTGGCATGA
- the ssuD gene encoding FMNH2-dependent alkanesulfonate monooxygenase: MSLNIFWFLPTHGDGHYLGTAEGARAVDHGYLQQVAQAADRLGFGGVLIPTGRSCEDSWLVAASLIPVTQRLKFLVALRPGIISPTVAARQAATLDRLSGGRALFNLVTGGDPDELAGDGLFLDHEQRYQASVEFTRIWRRVLEGETVDYDGEHISVKGAKLLYPPIQQPRPPLYFGGSSEAAQDLAAEQVEMVLTWGEPPAAVAEKIAQVRAKAAKLGRTVRFGIRLHVIVRETNAEAWQAADRLISHLDDDTIARAQASLARFDSVGQQRMAALHGGRRDKLEVSPNLWAGVGLVRGGAGTALVGDGPTVAARVKEYADLGIDTFIFSGYPHLEESYRVAELLFPHLDVERPELPKSQGYVSPFGEMVANDILPKAASQS; this comes from the coding sequence ATGAGCCTCAATATTTTCTGGTTCCTGCCTACCCACGGCGACGGCCATTACCTTGGCACTGCCGAAGGCGCCCGCGCCGTCGATCACGGTTACCTGCAGCAGGTCGCCCAGGCGGCGGATCGACTGGGCTTCGGCGGGGTGCTGATCCCCACCGGGCGTTCCTGCGAGGACTCCTGGTTGGTGGCCGCTTCGTTGATTCCCGTGACCCAGCGCCTGAAATTCCTCGTGGCCCTGCGCCCCGGGATCATTTCCCCGACGGTGGCGGCGCGTCAGGCCGCGACCCTCGACCGGTTGTCCGGCGGGCGGGCGTTGTTCAACCTGGTGACCGGCGGTGACCCGGACGAACTGGCCGGCGATGGCCTGTTCCTCGACCACGAGCAACGCTACCAGGCCTCAGTGGAGTTCACCCGCATCTGGCGTCGGGTACTGGAAGGCGAGACCGTGGACTACGACGGCGAGCACATCAGTGTGAAGGGCGCCAAGCTGCTCTATCCGCCGATCCAGCAACCGCGTCCGCCGCTGTATTTCGGCGGCTCGTCGGAAGCCGCCCAGGACCTCGCCGCCGAGCAAGTGGAAATGGTGCTGACCTGGGGCGAGCCGCCCGCGGCCGTGGCGGAAAAAATCGCCCAGGTACGGGCCAAGGCAGCGAAACTGGGCCGTACCGTGCGCTTCGGTATTCGCCTGCATGTGATCGTGCGGGAAACCAACGCCGAAGCCTGGCAGGCGGCCGACCGGCTGATCTCCCACCTGGACGACGACACTATCGCCCGTGCCCAGGCCTCCCTGGCGCGCTTCGATTCGGTGGGCCAGCAACGCATGGCCGCCCTGCACGGTGGCCGTCGCGACAAGCTGGAAGTCAGCCCCAACCTCTGGGCCGGTGTCGGCCTGGTACGCGGCGGTGCCGGTACGGCGCTGGTGGGCGATGGCCCGACCGTGGCGGCGCGGGTCAAGGAGTACGCTGACCTGGGCATCGACACCTTTATCTTCTCCGGTTATCCACACCTGGAAGAGTCCTATCGCGTGGCGGAACTGTTGTTCCCGCACCTGGACGTGGAGCGCCCTGAGCTGCCGAAAAGCCAGGGCTATGTGAGTCCGTTCGGTGAAATGGTCGCCAACGACATCCTGCCCAAAGCTGCGTCCCAGAGCTGA
- the ssuB gene encoding aliphatic sulfonates ABC transporter ATP-binding protein: MTAQQPPHLLRGIPLAVRKLQKTFGTRQVLRDIDLHIPAGQFVAVVGRSGCGKSTLLRLLAGLDQPTGGQLLAGSASLSDAREDTRLMFQEARLLPWKKIIDNVGLGLKGNWRPQALQALEAVGLADRAHEWPAALSGGQKQRVALARALIHKPRLLLLDEPLGALDALTRIEMQQLIENLWRQHGFTVLLVTHDVSEAVAIADRVILIEDGQIGLDLAIDLPRPRARGSHRLASLETEVLNRVLSLPGQPPDPEPVSPLPTQLRWAQ, from the coding sequence ATGACCGCCCAACAACCTCCGCATCTGCTGCGTGGCATCCCGCTGGCGGTGCGCAAGCTGCAAAAAACCTTCGGCACGCGCCAGGTCTTGCGCGACATCGACCTGCATATCCCGGCCGGGCAGTTCGTGGCCGTGGTCGGTCGCAGTGGCTGTGGCAAAAGTACCTTGCTGCGCTTGTTGGCTGGCCTCGATCAGCCCACCGGTGGACAGCTGCTGGCCGGTTCGGCGTCGTTGAGCGATGCACGGGAAGACACGCGGCTGATGTTCCAGGAGGCACGTTTGCTGCCCTGGAAAAAAATCATCGATAACGTCGGCCTCGGTCTCAAGGGCAATTGGCGCCCGCAAGCGTTGCAGGCACTGGAAGCGGTGGGCCTGGCCGACCGCGCCCATGAGTGGCCGGCGGCGCTGTCCGGCGGCCAGAAGCAACGGGTGGCCCTGGCCCGCGCATTGATTCATAAGCCCCGGCTGTTGCTGCTCGACGAACCCTTGGGAGCGCTGGACGCCCTGACCCGTATCGAGATGCAGCAACTGATCGAAAACCTCTGGCGGCAGCACGGCTTCACGGTGTTGCTGGTGACCCACGACGTCAGCGAAGCGGTGGCGATTGCCGATCGGGTGATCCTGATCGAGGACGGCCAGATCGGCCTCGACCTGGCCATCGACCTGCCGCGTCCACGGGCTCGCGGCTCTCATCGCCTGGCGAGCCTGGAAACCGAAGTCCTCAACCGTGTGCTGTCCTTGCCCGGCCAACCGCCGGATCCCGAACCCGTTTCACCCTTGCCCACGCAATTGCGTTGGGCGCAATAA
- a CDS encoding sulfonate ABC transporter substrate-binding protein: protein MRTVILRRGLVALFAAAVSLGVIAQAQAETLRIGYQKYGTLVLLKAKGSLEKRLAAQGVDVQWTEFPGGPQLLEGLNVGSIDFGVTGETPPVFAQAAGADLLYVAYEPPAPTSEAILVPKGSAIQSVQDLKGKKVALNKGSNVHYLLVRALEDAGLKYSDIQTVFLPPADARAAFERGSVDAWVIWDPYQAAAEQQLQARTLRDGKGIVDNHQFYLATKPYAQKHPQVITTLVEEVRAVGEWSKANPEDVTKQVSPLLGLPADITLTSVKRQGYGALFLTPEVVAAQQKIADSFYQLKLIPKPLSIKDVIWTPPAAVANAQ, encoded by the coding sequence ATGCGCACTGTCATTTTGCGTCGCGGGCTGGTCGCTCTGTTTGCTGCGGCTGTGTCCCTCGGCGTCATCGCTCAAGCTCAAGCCGAGACCTTGCGGATCGGTTATCAGAAATACGGCACGCTGGTGCTGCTCAAGGCCAAGGGGTCGTTGGAGAAGCGCCTCGCCGCCCAAGGCGTGGACGTGCAATGGACCGAGTTCCCCGGCGGCCCGCAGCTGCTGGAAGGCTTGAACGTCGGTTCCATCGACTTTGGCGTGACCGGTGAAACCCCGCCGGTGTTTGCCCAGGCCGCGGGCGCCGATTTGCTCTATGTCGCCTACGAACCACCGGCACCCACCAGCGAAGCCATCCTCGTGCCCAAGGGGTCGGCCATCCAGTCGGTGCAAGACCTGAAGGGCAAGAAAGTCGCGCTGAACAAAGGCTCCAACGTCCACTACCTGCTGGTGCGGGCGCTGGAAGACGCCGGCCTCAAGTATTCCGATATCCAGACCGTGTTCCTGCCGCCGGCCGACGCCCGTGCCGCGTTCGAACGGGGCAGCGTGGACGCCTGGGTGATCTGGGACCCGTACCAGGCTGCCGCCGAGCAACAGTTGCAGGCACGCACCCTGCGTGACGGCAAAGGCATCGTCGATAACCACCAGTTCTACCTCGCCACCAAACCCTATGCGCAGAAGCACCCGCAGGTCATCACGACCCTGGTGGAGGAAGTGCGCGCAGTCGGCGAGTGGTCCAAGGCCAACCCTGAAGACGTGACCAAGCAGGTCTCGCCGCTGCTGGGCCTGCCGGCGGACATCACCCTGACGTCGGTGAAACGCCAAGGCTACGGGGCGCTGTTCCTCACGCCGGAAGTGGTGGCGGCACAACAGAAAATCGCCGACAGCTTCTACCAGCTCAAATTGATTCCCAAGCCCTTGAGCATCAAGGACGTGATCTGGACGCCGCCGGCGGCCGTCGCGAACGCGCAGTAA
- a CDS encoding gamma-glutamyl-gamma-aminobutyrate hydrolase family protein has protein sequence MSRLPLIGVTTCSRQMGLHAYHTSGDKYARAVATAAKGLPVLVPSLADLFPPSDILDALDGILLTGSPSNVEPFHYQGPASAPGTAHDPARDATTLPLIRAAVEAGVPVLGICRGFQEMNVAFGGSLHQKVHEVGTFIDHREDDTQAVEVQYGPAHAVDIQPGGILAGLGLPQSIEVNSIHSQGIERLAPGLRAEAVAPDGLIEAVSVPEGKAFALGVQWHPEWEVSSNPHYLAIFQAFGDACRARATQRDADASNNA, from the coding sequence ATGTCTCGCCTGCCGTTAATCGGCGTCACCACCTGCTCCAGGCAGATGGGTCTGCATGCTTATCACACCAGCGGCGATAAATATGCCCGGGCTGTCGCGACAGCCGCCAAGGGCTTGCCAGTGCTGGTCCCGTCCCTGGCGGATCTGTTCCCACCGTCCGATATTCTGGACGCCCTGGACGGCATTCTTCTGACCGGCTCTCCTTCCAATGTAGAACCTTTTCATTATCAGGGCCCAGCCAGCGCGCCGGGCACTGCCCATGATCCTGCACGGGACGCCACCACCCTGCCGCTGATCCGCGCCGCTGTCGAGGCGGGCGTCCCGGTGCTGGGCATTTGTCGTGGTTTCCAGGAGATGAACGTAGCCTTTGGCGGCAGCCTGCATCAGAAAGTTCATGAAGTCGGAACGTTCATCGATCATCGTGAAGACGATACTCAAGCGGTGGAGGTCCAATATGGTCCTGCCCACGCCGTGGACATCCAGCCTGGCGGCATACTGGCAGGCCTGGGGCTGCCCCAGTCGATTGAGGTCAACTCGATCCATAGCCAGGGCATCGAGCGCCTGGCGCCTGGGCTGCGGGCCGAAGCGGTGGCGCCCGATGGCCTGATCGAGGCTGTTTCGGTGCCAGAAGGCAAGGCTTTTGCTTTAGGTGTGCAATGGCACCCTGAATGGGAGGTAAGCTCTAACCCGCACTACCTTGCGATTTTCCAGGCATTTGGCGATGCCTGCCGAGCAAGGGCAACACAACGCGACGCAGATGCGTCAAACAACGCCTGA
- the ssuE gene encoding NADPH-dependent FMN reductase — protein sequence MLVVSLGGSPSQRSRSGVLLERSQRWLQQQGVEVVSYQVRDFPAEDLLHARFDSPKVVDLLQQIENADGLLIATPVYKASFSGALKTVLDLLPERALAHKVVLPMATGGSIAHMLAVDYALKPVLSALKAQEMLHGIFAEDSQIAYGEGSAQAQLTPALQQRLNEALEQFFSAMARRPRPLDPNVLNERLLSARWSI from the coding sequence ATGTTGGTCGTCTCACTCGGTGGCAGTCCCAGCCAACGCTCCCGCTCAGGGGTGCTGCTGGAACGTTCGCAACGCTGGTTGCAGCAGCAAGGTGTGGAAGTGGTGAGTTATCAGGTACGCGACTTCCCGGCCGAAGATCTGCTCCATGCCCGTTTCGACAGCCCGAAGGTGGTCGACCTGCTCCAGCAGATCGAAAACGCTGATGGCCTGTTGATCGCCACGCCGGTGTACAAGGCGTCTTTTTCCGGCGCACTGAAGACTGTGTTGGACCTGCTGCCTGAGCGCGCCCTGGCCCATAAAGTGGTGTTGCCGATGGCAACCGGCGGCAGCATCGCCCACATGCTGGCGGTGGACTACGCCCTCAAGCCGGTGTTGTCGGCGCTCAAGGCCCAGGAAATGCTCCACGGGATCTTTGCCGAAGACAGCCAGATCGCTTACGGCGAGGGCAGCGCCCAGGCGCAATTGACGCCGGCCCTGCAACAGCGCCTGAATGAGGCGCTGGAACAGTTTTTCAGTGCCATGGCCCGTCGGCCCAGGCCGCTGGACCCCAATGTATTGAACGAACGTTTGCTGAGTGCTCGCTGGAGCATTTGA